One Thermoplasmata archaeon genomic window, CGGCACGGCGATGTCGAACCCCGTGGTCCCCGAAATCATGGATATCCAGCACGCAGGCAAAACCTCTGGGTTGTAGCCGCTCCCATACATCTCGACGATGGGAGCTCCCCCCGCGGCCGTTCTGACCAGCGCTCCCAATCTCCTGAAGTCTGCAACTGTGAGGTCGAGGGCTGTGAGCTGGTCCGCGAAGTGAGGGTCGCTACCGCCGTTTCTAATCACGACTTTGGGGCGGAACTCCCGGGCCAGCGGGAAGACAACTTGCTCGAAGGAACGCTCGTATTGGGCTATTCCAGAGCCGACTGGAAGCGGGATGTTAACGGTAAAGCCTTTACCTTCCCCCTCCCCTATTTGGTGCGGGAACCCTCTTCCAGGGTAGATGGTTGTGGGGTCCTGGTGTAGCGTCACCTTAAGAACTTCGGGCACGGAGGCCAGCAGCTCTTGCGTACCATCGCCGGCGTGCGCATCGGTGTCTATTATCATCACTCTCTTCATCGATTTTCGGTTTAAAAGATCTAGAGCTAGAATAGCGACGTCGTTGAAAACACAGAAACCGCTC contains:
- a CDS encoding histone deacetylase family protein produces the protein MRGRVALVYHPDILSLDFGEGHPLRSDRYSDFLALFRELGLDRDPRFEVVGCGPASLEDLLLAHSLEYIKEVDEIASRGGFLSIDTPINPAVVRGAMLAVGGALEAGRRVAGGENPHAITFGGFHHAGRDYGSGFCVFNDVAILALDLLNRKSMKRVMIIDTDAHAGDGTQELLASVPEVLKVTLHQDPTTIYPGRGFPHQIGEGEGKGFTVNIPLPVGSGIAQYERSFEQVVFPLAREFRPKVVIRNGGSDPHFADQLTALDLTVADFRRLGALVRTAAGGAPIVEMYGSGYNPEVLPACWISMISGTTGFDIAVPPVQEGWRRERGLTPGLATQKDIELEATLAELRHHLRPYWKCFS